Proteins from one Flammeovirgaceae bacterium genomic window:
- a CDS encoding T9SS type A sorting domain-containing protein, whose protein sequence is MRAAFISILCFAMFLNIKAQTFQSSVIGSTGGNFRSPSGSMAWTIGEIMTETYAQAPGYLTQGFHQPSKIIVTYLEEENSKLTIYPNPVRDLLFVEIEGAEDHAVELYNFQGQKLVNVKVSGKSSGPILIDMQGYSVAMYLLRVINLKNRAAHNVKIVKY, encoded by the coding sequence ATGAGGGCAGCCTTTATTTCAATTCTGTGCTTTGCTATGTTCCTGAACATTAAAGCGCAAACTTTTCAATCCTCCGTGATTGGTTCGACTGGCGGCAATTTCAGGTCCCCATCCGGATCGATGGCCTGGACTATTGGGGAGATCATGACTGAAACCTACGCCCAGGCCCCCGGGTATCTTACACAAGGATTTCATCAGCCTTCAAAAATAATAGTAACCTACCTGGAAGAAGAGAACTCAAAATTGACCATTTACCCTAACCCTGTTCGTGACTTGTTATTTGTTGAAATCGAAGGTGCTGAGGACCATGCTGTAGAACTTTACAATTTCCAGGGGCAAAAGCTAGTCAATGTTAAAGTATCAGGAAAATCATCCGGCCCGATACTCATCGATATGCAAGGCTACAGCGTGGCCATGTATTTATTGAGGGTAATTAACTTAAAAAATCGAGCTGCACATAATGTGAAGATTGTGAAGTATTAA
- a CDS encoding DUF1059 domain-containing protein, with product MEKVIHCRDVGFDCNGVIRAKTEEEALQLAAAHAQSVHGIKEITPAIVAKVKSAMREEG from the coding sequence ATGGAAAAAGTAATCCACTGTCGTGACGTAGGCTTTGATTGCAATGGGGTGATCAGGGCCAAAACAGAAGAAGAGGCACTACAGCTCGCGGCTGCCCATGCACAATCCGTCCATGGCATAAAAGAGATCACACCGGCCATCGTGGCAAAAGTGAAATCGGCAATGCGCGAAGAAGGTTGA
- a CDS encoding Crp/Fnr family transcriptional regulator, translating to MKPSRDLFKKLISFTEPRLQEEILANGNMITAGKGDVIIREGQYLNFMPIVIGGLIRVYQEKDDREILLYYVGPGQTCMMSLSSAYFDYNSTANGMAMEPSEVLVLPAHLIADWQLRYPSWNKFIIQTFKSRYDELLSSFTNVAFKPVHLRIEEYLNQRAKDLGLSEIQISHQSLANELGTTRVVVSRILKQLEIDEKVRLRRGSIQVL from the coding sequence ATGAAGCCATCCAGGGACCTTTTCAAGAAATTGATCTCATTCACGGAGCCGCGGCTCCAGGAAGAAATCCTTGCCAATGGCAACATGATTACTGCTGGCAAGGGCGATGTGATAATCAGGGAAGGACAGTATTTGAATTTTATGCCGATTGTTATAGGTGGCTTGATCCGGGTTTATCAGGAAAAAGACGATCGGGAGATATTGTTGTATTACGTTGGCCCCGGCCAAACCTGCATGATGTCCCTTTCTTCTGCTTACTTCGATTACAACAGTACGGCCAATGGCATGGCCATGGAGCCCAGCGAGGTGCTTGTCCTGCCGGCACATTTGATTGCCGACTGGCAGCTCAGGTACCCTTCCTGGAACAAGTTTATTATCCAGACATTCAAGAGCCGTTATGATGAGTTGCTATCTTCCTTTACCAATGTGGCCTTTAAGCCTGTCCACCTGCGAATTGAGGAATATTTGAATCAAAGGGCAAAGGACCTTGGATTGAGTGAAATACAAATTTCACATCAAAGCCTCGCCAACGAATTGGGTACTACCCGCGTGGTGGTCTCCCGTATCCTGAAACAACTGGAAATTGATGAAAAAGTCAGGCTGCGCAGGGGAAGCATCCAGGTCCTTTGA
- a CDS encoding AraC family transcriptional regulator produces MHIRLFALVILPIMAKHYAKLLRFNAAQVLLAKNPNMSLLDVAVKTGYYDVAHLCHDFKELNGPLPGAWAKSPQAHTSLLIDPLNN; encoded by the coding sequence ATGCACATACGGTTATTTGCCCTGGTCATTTTGCCCATCATGGCCAAGCACTATGCCAAACTGCTTAGGTTCAATGCGGCACAAGTGCTGCTGGCCAAAAACCCCAATATGTCCCTGTTGGATGTAGCCGTTAAAACGGGGTATTATGACGTGGCGCACCTCTGCCACGACTTCAAAGAGCTTAACGGCCCCTTGCCGGGTGCTTGGGCCAAAAGCCCCCAGGCACATACCTCCTTGTTAATCGACCCACTGAATAATTGA